AGTACGATCGAATGATAAAGCTCGTCGACGGATTCGAACGTGTCCTTCAGAATGTCCTGCTCACGTCCCTTTGCAGCATTGGCGACATCACGCCCCGCCGTCAGGGCGGTGTGAAACCGTTGCCGCGCGTCGTCCGCCTCGTCATCGTCCCGTTCGTCCTGCAGCGCCCATTTGTAGCGGTCCGCTGCGGCATTGAGCGCCTGACGCCGATAACGCTTGGCACGTTTGGCCGCACTTTCGGGCCAGACGATCAGGCTGACCAGAATGCCGATCACGATGCCGACACCAATGGCAATCGCGCGGGTCTGGGCGACCTCGAAATCCCCGCTCGTGTCTGCCAGTGCCAAGGCCACGGCAGCGACGACGCCGTAACGCCAGTCTGGCCGGAAGCCCGCAATCACGTTCATGACGAACATCACCACCGCCAGCGCAATGATGACACTATAGGCGTTGGGCAGCAGGAACAGGCAGAGCAGGCCGATAGCACTGCCGAGCAGGGTCGACAGAAACCGCTCCCATCCTGCCGTCACCGTCTTGCCGACGCTGGGCTGGACAATCAGGACGGCGGACAGGACGCCTAGAAATTTCTCGTCGGATCCGATCACTTCGAGCGCCAGAAAACAGATCACGGCGGCGAAGGCCGATTGCAATCCCAGACGAAAAGCATCGCGCGTTTTCTGGCGATCAAAGTCGAAATTCGGCATCATGATGTAGGGTCTTCCGGCGAGACAGTTCGGGCTTGTCTAACGAAGAGACGCCGGGATTGTTGCAAATTCGTCTTCATTCCGTCATGCCGGGCTGATCCGAAAGGCAGAAGGAGGGTTGGCATTTGACGGCTTCAGTGATCAAATCCGACGCATTATCCCGGAAACGCCATCGCCGGACGCGTCGCAGCCTGATGGATGCCTTTCTCGAAGCGTGCCGAACGAATGGGCCGAAAACCGCGATCCTGGTCGACGGCGATGGGCGAAACCTGACTTATGCAGAGTTGCGCCGGGCCGCATTCGCCCTGTCCTCACCCCTGCGCAACAAGACCCAGAACGGTGAAACGGTCGGCGTCCTGCTCCCAACCGGGGCCGGGGCGGTCATCGCCCTACTGTCACTGCACGCTGCAGGGCGAACGCCGGCCATGCTGAATTTTACGGCAGGCATTCAAAACCTCAGAGCCGCCGCCGAAACGGCTCCGCTCAAGACCATCGTCACGGCCCACAAGTTCGTCGAACTCGCCGGACTGTCGTCGCTGGTCTCAGAACTCTCCGAGTTTGCGGATATTCTCTATCTTGAGGATATGCGCGAAGAGATCGGCCTGTCCGGCAAAGTGCGCGCCGTTCTCGGCCCGGTCTTTCCAAAGTTCTTTCTGCCCGCAGCTTCGCCCGACGAAACCGCCATCGTACTGTTCACATCAGGAACGGAAGGCAATCCGAAGGGCGTCGCGCTCACCCACGCCAATATCCTGTCAAATGTCGAGCAGATCGAACAGCATGTCGAGCTCGAAGAGACGGACGTCTTTTTCAACCCCCTGCCGACCTTCCATTGCTACGGGCTGACGGCGGGGACGCTGTGGCCGCTGTTTAGCGGTTACAAGGTGGTGCTCCATCCTTCGCCCTTGCAGACCAAGACGGTGGCCAAACGGATTTTCAAGACCCGCGCGACGATCCTGTTCGCGACCGACACGTTTTTGCAGCAATATATGCGCGCGAGTAATGATGGCGGACTCAATTCACTCCGCATCGCCGTTTGCGGGGCCGAACGTGTGCGCGAAGAAACGCGCAAGACCGCGGAAGACCGCTTTTCCTTCGAAGTGCTGGAAGGCTACGGCGTCACGGAATGCGCGCCCGTGCTGGCGGCCAATCAGCCCGGCGATATCCGCAACGGCACGATCGGCAAGATGCTGCCAGGCATCGAAACGCGGCTGGAGCCCGTGGAAGGCCTACAGGAAGGCGGACGCCTCTGGGTGCGCGGGCCGAACATCATGAAAGGCTATATCAAGCCGGACAACCCCGGTCAGGTGACGCCCCTCGACGATGGCTGGCATGATACAGGCGACGTGGTGTCAGTCGATGAGGAAGGTTATTTCGTCATTCGCGGACGGATCAAGCGCTTTGCCAAGATTGGCGGGGAAATGGTCTCCCTCACCGTGGTCGAGAATTGCGCCTCCGCCGTCTGGCCAGATCATATGCACGCTGCGGCGATCGTGCCCGACCCGCGCAAGGGCGAACAGATCATCCTCGTCACCGACTATCCGGATGCCAAACGGCAGGACCTTCTGCGCTGGGCGCAGACACATGGCGTTCCCGAAATCGCCGTGCCGAAGAAAATCCTGTCGGTCGACAGCCTGCCCGTTCTGGGGACGGGTAAGCTCGACTATCTAACGGTCACCCGGATGGCCAAGGACGCGCTCGGCCTTGTGAGCTAGCCGCCGCACCTTATCTATTGCGCCTGATTAAGCCCGGTATATCGTGATCGGCGCTTGCGGGTTGATGAAAATAATTGCATGATCTTCGCAAAGAATTGCGTCCACAAGCGGGGCGCGGTCAAAGGGGGATCACTATGACGACGCCAGCCTATGACGGCACTGTCACGCCGGGCGCAGCAGGATTGAAGCCCAACCTGCCCATTCTGTCGATCATCAATATGGCGGTCGGCTTTTTCGGACTACAGATCGGCTTTGCCCTGCAGAATGCCAATGCGTCGCGCATATTCTCGACGTTGGGATCGGACGCGGACAAGCTCGCCTTGTTCTGGCTGGCCGGTCCGGTGACGGGCCTGATCGTGCAGCCGATCGTCGGCTATCTGTCGGACCGGACCTGGAACCGGTTCGGGCGACGGCGTCCTTACTTTCTGCTCGGTGCATTGCTGGCGAGCTTCGCCCTCCTCTTCATGCCGAACAGTCCGGCGCTCTGGATCGCGGCCAGCTCGCTCTGGATACTGGACGCGTCGCTCAACATTTCCATGGAACCATTCCGGGCGTTTGTCGGCGACAATCTGAACACGAAACAGCGCACGCTCGGCTACGCCATTCAGGGCTTCTTTATCGGCGCGGGTGGTTATGTTGGCTCCAAGCTGCCGGAATGGGCAACGAATTTTCTCGGCGCCGCAAACACGGCGGACGCCAATATCGTTCCGGACTCTGTCAAGATCGCCTTTCTGGCTGGCGCGGCCATCCTGTTCGCCAGCGTCCTCTACACTGTCCTGACATCGAAGGAATATGATCCCGACACGCTGCACGCTTTCGAAGCGGCAGACACGAGCGCACTCGGCGCGGCGCGGCAGGCTGACCGCCCTGTGCCGGCGCCGAACTGGTTTCAAATGCGTGGCCTTGTCGCGATCGCGATTGGCGTTGGACTGCTGGCGCTTGTGCTATCCGGCGCGGCGGAACGGCAGCTCAGCGTTTTTGCCGCGCTTGTCCTGGGGCTTGGCCTCCTGCTTGTCTTCAACGCGCTGCGACTGCGGGCCAGCCGTTGGCCCGGCATGGTTGGATCCCTGATGGACGATCTGGCGACTATGCCGACGTTGATGAAACGTCTGGCGCTCGTCCAGTTCACCAGCTGGTTCGCCTTCTTCACGCTTTGGGTCTATCTCAACTCCGCCGTTACCAGCCACCATTTTGGCACGACCGACCCCACCTCCGAAGCCTTCGGCGCAGGGTCGCTGGCGGTAAACAATATCTTTGCGATCTACAGTCTGGTAGCATGGGGCTTCTCGCTGCTGATCCCGCTCGGCACGAAAGCGATCGGTCTCAAGCCTTTCTATGGGGCGTCATTGATAACGGGCGGTCTGGCCTTCATTTCGATCTGGCTGTTCCCGCCAAGCCTGTTCTGGGTCTCGGCCATCGGCATCGGCATCGTCTGGGCCTGTGTGCTAACCCTGCCCTATGCATTGCTGGCCGATGCCCTGCCTGCCAACCGGATGGGCACATATATGGGCATCTTCAACTATTTCATTGTAATCCCGCAATTAGTCGTTGGCACGATCATGGGAACCGTGCTCACCACATTCCTGGGTGGCGAGACGATTCTGACGCTGGTCGTCGCTGGCAGTGTGATGATGCTCGGTGCCCTGTTGCTGATCTTCGTGCCTTACGAAAAACCACTCGATTAGGAAGCTGACAGTCATGGCCAAGAAAGTCCGGCTGGAAGATATTGCCCAGGAAGCCGGCGTGTCGATCGCGACCGTCTCCCGCGCCCTGTCGGACAATCCCGCCGTCAGTGACAAGACCAAGCGCCGTATCTGGGATCTGGCCCGCCGTCAGGGCTATAATATCCGCAGCCAGCTCGGCAGCGGCGCGAATGTTGCCAATCGCCTGTCCGTGATCATTCCGAAACCGCAGGGCCGCAATGGGTGGATGCTGGACCCGTTCTTTCAGGGCCTGCTGGGCGGGATCGGCGAAGCCGCCAGAAGTCTGCGCTGCGACTATGTCGTCTCGCATGCCGATCCGCAAAACTATGACGACCTGTCGCGCCTGCTCGACAATTCGCGGGCCTCGGGCATCATCTTTCTCGGACAGAGCTTCCTGCATGAACGGCTAAATCGTCTTGTCGGCCACCCTATGAAATTCATCGTTTGGGGCGGTCAGTTGCCGGACCAGTCCTACGCGTCGGTCGGATCGGACAATCTCAGAGGCGGCGAAATGGCTGCGGCCCATCTGGCGCGCCTCGGTCGGACCCGCATCGCTTTTTTCGGTGATACGGACGCACCCGAAATTAATCAGCGCTATCAGGGCTACCGCCGCGCCCTTGAACGGTTCGGGATCAGCCCTGATCCGGATTTGGT
This genomic window from Algimonas porphyrae contains:
- a CDS encoding AMP-binding protein, which produces MTASVIKSDALSRKRHRRTRRSLMDAFLEACRTNGPKTAILVDGDGRNLTYAELRRAAFALSSPLRNKTQNGETVGVLLPTGAGAVIALLSLHAAGRTPAMLNFTAGIQNLRAAAETAPLKTIVTAHKFVELAGLSSLVSELSEFADILYLEDMREEIGLSGKVRAVLGPVFPKFFLPAASPDETAIVLFTSGTEGNPKGVALTHANILSNVEQIEQHVELEETDVFFNPLPTFHCYGLTAGTLWPLFSGYKVVLHPSPLQTKTVAKRIFKTRATILFATDTFLQQYMRASNDGGLNSLRIAVCGAERVREETRKTAEDRFSFEVLEGYGVTECAPVLAANQPGDIRNGTIGKMLPGIETRLEPVEGLQEGGRLWVRGPNIMKGYIKPDNPGQVTPLDDGWHDTGDVVSVDEEGYFVIRGRIKRFAKIGGEMVSLTVVENCASAVWPDHMHAAAIVPDPRKGEQIILVTDYPDAKRQDLLRWAQTHGVPEIAVPKKILSVDSLPVLGTGKLDYLTVTRMAKDALGLVS
- a CDS encoding MFS transporter; protein product: MTTPAYDGTVTPGAAGLKPNLPILSIINMAVGFFGLQIGFALQNANASRIFSTLGSDADKLALFWLAGPVTGLIVQPIVGYLSDRTWNRFGRRRPYFLLGALLASFALLFMPNSPALWIAASSLWILDASLNISMEPFRAFVGDNLNTKQRTLGYAIQGFFIGAGGYVGSKLPEWATNFLGAANTADANIVPDSVKIAFLAGAAILFASVLYTVLTSKEYDPDTLHAFEAADTSALGAARQADRPVPAPNWFQMRGLVAIAIGVGLLALVLSGAAERQLSVFAALVLGLGLLLVFNALRLRASRWPGMVGSLMDDLATMPTLMKRLALVQFTSWFAFFTLWVYLNSAVTSHHFGTTDPTSEAFGAGSLAVNNIFAIYSLVAWGFSLLIPLGTKAIGLKPFYGASLITGGLAFISIWLFPPSLFWVSAIGIGIVWACVLTLPYALLADALPANRMGTYMGIFNYFIVIPQLVVGTIMGTVLTTFLGGETILTLVVAGSVMMLGALLLIFVPYEKPLD
- a CDS encoding FUSC family protein, which produces MMPNFDFDRQKTRDAFRLGLQSAFAAVICFLALEVIGSDEKFLGVLSAVLIVQPSVGKTVTAGWERFLSTLLGSAIGLLCLFLLPNAYSVIIALAVVMFVMNVIAGFRPDWRYGVVAAVALALADTSGDFEVAQTRAIAIGVGIVIGILVSLIVWPESAAKRAKRYRRQALNAAADRYKWALQDERDDDEADDARQRFHTALTAGRDVANAAKGREQDILKDTFESVDELYHSIVLIHRVDSPLSRFDDSIISRKSLIESGQTAICSLLDAGDDFDTAMTAFKEAIDKVEESLVDRDMSDDGSAGAASVVFALNEMVSSIERAQDIAAEPDDTRLKTPSAVRELMP
- a CDS encoding LacI family DNA-binding transcriptional regulator yields the protein MAKKVRLEDIAQEAGVSIATVSRALSDNPAVSDKTKRRIWDLARRQGYNIRSQLGSGANVANRLSVIIPKPQGRNGWMLDPFFQGLLGGIGEAARSLRCDYVVSHADPQNYDDLSRLLDNSRASGIIFLGQSFLHERLNRLVGHPMKFIVWGGQLPDQSYASVGSDNLRGGEMAAAHLARLGRTRIAFFGDTDAPEINQRYQGYRRALERFGISPDPDLVFPAHFEIESAANSTHALISRGTAFDAVVCASDLIAIGVIRALREQGRSVPQDVSVVGYDDIQLARYIEPPLTTIGQDLTLAGRLLVMKLLNADEPGDLRSERLPTELIQRESCGALA